The Pyrenophora tritici-repentis strain M4 chromosome 2, whole genome shotgun sequence genome window below encodes:
- a CDS encoding bZIP-1 domain containing protein, translating to MDSQSFDYWMAQGNYIAPPHQTTVFDMPPDISKVPSLSGSPVSSTYDQFPAPIHQSYYPQIVDEPLPFGSYPMPMTPPDFASDQDSPYCSPRPLQHTEPSFGSVHTTAPAERIHTTSGRRRAQNRAAQRAFRERKEKHARDLEAQLTVLSDKYNKLEVSHSELNAAYEKLRKTIELLTQDDDAEGEDEEGSTTRRRSSNTDTLRKLLEILHGEFKGVTSVKTETS from the exons ATGGATTCTCAATCTTTTGACTACTGGATGGCCCAAGGAAATTATATTGCCCCACCACACCAGACGACGGTGTTCGACATGCCTCCCGATATTTCAAAAGTACCCAGCTTGAGCGGATCGCCA GTTTCTTCGACTTACGACCAGTTCCCTGCACCAATCCACCAATCTTATTACCCCCAGATTGTCGACGAGCCTTTGCCATTCGGATCATATCCCATGCCCATGACCCCGCCTGATTTTGCATCCGATCAAGATAGTCCCTACTGCAGTCCCCGGCCGCTACAACACACCGAGCCGTCTTTTGGGTCTGTGCACACAACTGCGCCAGCCGAACGGATACACACAACCTCGGGC CGCCGACGAGCTCAAAACCGGGCTGCCCAGCGCGCTTTCCGTGAACGGAAAGAAAAGCATGCGCGAGATCTTGAAGCACAGCTTACTGTCTTGAGCGACAAATACAACAAGCTAGAAGTTTCCCATTCTGAACTCAATGCCGCATATGAGAAACTCCGGAAAACTATCGAACTTCTCACCCAAGACGATGATGCTGAGGGCGAGGATGAAGAAGGCTCAACCACGCGCCGACGAAGCAGCAATACAGATACTCTGCGAAAACTCCTGGAGATATTACACGGAGAATTCAAGGGCGTTACATCAGTCAAGACTGAGACAAGTTGA
- a CDS encoding putative GNAT family acetyltransferase has translation MAASISLRPAQPTDAPGLAAIHTSAFSTNKLMRAIYPTPQVWAAFQSAVERKMMADMHDAHTTVLVATAKRFSSGFGAEREAAQGEVEERDEIVGFAVWIHPTPCKEGFTPPAWNLPEGTDWGVLGPWKEASEKVASHVIGERPHYELSWLAVASQYARRGVGTMLLRWGLDACDREHVPAYLDSTVEAAENFYLKAGFEEKGRIKLMVKGEMYEEVACLYDPKRSN, from the exons ATGGCAGCATCCATCTCCCTCCGTCCCGCACAGCCCACAGATGCTCCAGGACTTGCAGCAATACATACCTCAGCCTTCTCCACGAACAAGCTCATGCGCGCCATCTATCCTACGCCACAGGTCTGGGCAGCGTTTCAAAGCGCAGTTGAAAGGAAGATGATGGCAGATATGCATGATGCGCATACCACAGTCTTGGTTGCTACTGCGAAAAGGTTTTCATCGGGGTTTGGAGCAGAAAGAGAAGCAGCACAAGGGGAAGTGGAAGAAAGGGATGAGATTGTAGGTTTCGCAGTATGGATACATCCCACGCCATGCAAAGAGGGATTCACACCGCCGGCTTGGAATTTACCAGAGGGGACGGACTGGGGTGTACTGGGGCCGTGGAAAGAGGCTTCGGAAAAGGTTGCTTCACATGTTATAGGGGAACGTCCGCATTATG AACTCTCATGGCTCGCCGTCGCATCACAGTATGCACGGCGCGGCGTAGGCACCATGTTGCTCCGCTGGGGCCTAGACGCGTGTGACAGAGAGCACGTGCCCGCATATCTGGACAGCACGGTGGAAGCTGCAGAGAATTTCTATCTGAAAGCTGGATTTGAAGAGAAGGGCAGAATCAAGTTGATGGTTAAGGGGGAAATGTATGAAGAGGTTGCATGTCTGTATGACCCAAAGAGGTCGAATTGA
- a CDS encoding import inner membrane translocase subunit tim-21, mitochondrial, producing MAAIYKPSEAIALLRPTFLLPRIQPVSIRRQYIGRTAFFSTTSKVQATHTSTPNPPPQPQRKSITLTGDTGQVRWSDLSPVEKAVRTTQQSVNLVVVLVGLVATGGVAYFLVSDVFSPSSKTAYFNRATTRIREDARCQKLLGPGPQIAAHGEVTWSNWAKSRWMSSTEETDKWGTQHMRFRFYVEGPLGQGVVHVHLTKRPSQSEYEYETLAVDVKGHQRIDLVADEKGSGVAPKIFGARWW from the exons ATGGCGGCCATATACAAACCCAGCGAGGCAATTGCTCTCCTACGACCAACTTTTCTCCTCCCGCGTATCCAGCCAGTATCAATCAGACGACAATATATCGGTCGCAcagccttcttctccacCACATCAAAAGTGCAAGCAACGCATACGTCGACGCCCAATCCCCCACCGCAACCACAGCGCAAATCCATCACCTTGACCGGCGACACGGGCCAGGTCCGCTGGTCGGACCTGTCGCCCGTAGAAAAAGCCGTGCGCACAACACAGCAAAGCGTGAATCTAGTCGTTGTCCTTGTCGGCCTCGTAGCAACA GGCGGCGTAGCCTACTTCCTTGTCTCCGACGTCTTCAGCCCCTCGTCCAAAACCGCCTACTTCAACCGTGCCACAACCCGCATCCGCGAAGACGCCCGCTGCCAGAAACTCCTGGGCCCCGGTCCGCAAATCGCTGCCCACGGCGAAGTTACCTGGTCCAACTGGGCAAAGAGCCGCTGGATGTCGAGTACAGAGGAGACGGACAAGTGGGGTACCCAGCATATGCGCTTTAGGTTTTATGTAGAGGGGCCGCTGGGTCAGGGTGTTGTGCATGTGCATTTGACGAAGCGGCCGAGTCAGAGCGAGTATGAGTATGAGACGTTGGCGGTGGATGTGAAGGGGCATCAAAGGATTGATTTGGTGGCGGATGAGAAGGGGAGTGGAGTTGCGCCGAAGATTTTCGGTGCGAGATGGTGGTAG
- a CDS encoding SpoVK, ATPase AAA+ class, producing MSSNKKSSLTGYLPDILMAAAAPLIAYFVIRNLLTRLDPEAQQKEEARAKASAATRKLDAILTSKRRKSYGEYDSEDDDETEPRHRRPRIADLNLNTYEQTIAMEVVAPEEIPVSFEDIGGLDSIIEELKESVIYPLTMPHLYSHSSSLLSAPSGVLLYGPPGCGKTMLAKALAHESGACFINLHISTLTEKWYGDSNKLVNAVFSLARKLQPSIVFIDEIDAVLGQRRSGEHEASGMVKAEFMTHWDGLASSTSSGTSTPQRICILGATNRIQDIDEAILRRMPKKFPVALPSAIQRHNIFSLILRGTKIDTANFDLDYLVRISAGMSGSDIKEACRDAAMGPVREYIRRKKADGTLRSSRAVAQGDVRGLRTEDFFGRGRGLRDLDSLDDTREELNARVRSRVHTTEESEEGDEDDATTESGTTEA from the exons ATGAGTTCGAATAAGAAGAGTAGCCTCACGGGCTATCTCCCCGATATCCTCATGGCAGCTGCCGCA CCATTAATAGCCTACTTTGTAATCCGCAATCTTCTCACTCGTCTCGACCCTGAAGCCCAGCAAAAAGAGGAAGCACGTGCCAAGGCCTCAGCTGCGACGCGCAAACTCGACGCCATTCTAACGAGCAAACGACGGAAAAGCTATGGCGAGTACGACagcgaggatgacgacgagaCTGAACCACGGCATCGACGGCCGCGGATAGCGGACCTCAATCTGAATACGTATGAGCAGACAATTGCCATGGAAGTTGTTGCGCCCGAGGAGATTCCCGTGAGCTTTGAGG ACATTGGTGGCCTCGACTCAATAATCGAAGAACTCAAGGAATCCGTAATTTACCCGCTCACCATGCCCCACCTATACTCGCACTCGTCCTCGCTCCTCAGCGCACCTTCTGGCGTCCTTCTCTACGGTCCACCCGGCTGCGGAAAGACAATGTTAGCCAAAGCGCTCGCACACGAATCTGGCGCATGCTTCATCAACTTGCACATCTCCACCTTGACGGAAAAGTGGTACGGCGACAGCAACAAACTCGTAAACGCAGTCTTCAGTCTCGCCCGCAAACTCCAACCTAGCATTGTCTTCATCGACGAGATCGACGCCGTACTAGGCCAACGAAGAAGCGGCGAGCACGAAGCCAGCGGCATGGTAAAAGCAGA ATTCATGACCCACTGGGACGGCCTCGCATCCAGCACCTCCTCGGGCACCTCAACCCCGCAACGCATCTGCATCCTCGGCGCCACAAACCGCATCCAAGACATCGACGAAGCCATCCTACGCCGCATGCCCAAAAAGTTCCCCGTCGCCCTCCCCTCAGCCATCCAACGCCACAACATATTCTCCCTCATCCTTCGCGGCACAAAAATCGACACCGCAAACTTCGACCTCGACTACCTCGTCCGCATCTCCGCCGGCATGAGCGGCTCCGACATCAAAGAAGCCTGCCGCGACGCCGCCATGGGCCCTGTCCGCGAATACATCCGCCGGAAGAAGGCAGACGGCACATTGCGCAGTAGTCGGGCGGTCGCGCAGGGTGATGTGCGCGGGTTGCGGACGGAGGATTTCTTTGGTAGGGGCAGGGGATTGAGGGATTTGGATAGTTTGGATGACACGAGGGAGGAGCTGAATGCGAGGGTGAGGAGTAGGGTGCATACGACTGAGGAGAGTGAGGAGGGTGACGAGGATGATGCGACGACGGAGAGTGGGACGACT GAAGCGTAA
- a CDS encoding WD40 repeat protein translates to MTIKLWDWDKSWKCVQEFAGHQHYVMGIAINPKDPNTFASACLDRTVKIWSLGSSTPNYTLEAHEAKGVNFIDYYPQSDKPYLLTTSDDRTVKVWDYTTKALIATLEGHTSNVSFAVYHPELPVIISGSEDGTIKIWHSSTYRLEQSLNYGLERAWCVAYQKGKNGVALGFDDGAVVITMGREEPAVSMDGSGKLLWAKNNDILTSVIKGSDQLKDGERLTLPSKDLGSTELYPQSLLHSPNGRFVAVCGDGEYIIYTALALRNQAFGSAMDFCWASKEHDKDYAIRESSTSVKIFRNFKERSVLNVGFSADGLSGGVLLGVKGQGGIGLFDWDSGALVRRIEVEPKSVYWSESGELVTLATEDTFYVLRYSRENYLEAVQNGEVDEDGAESAFEVVCDINESVRTGTWVGDCFIYTNSTNRLNYLVGDQTYTISHFDSPHYVLGYLPRDSRIYIADKDVNVVSFALSLAVVEYQTLILRGDLEAAEETLPSVPKDQNNKIARFLEGQGYKEMALKVATDPEHRFDLALSLGDLQQAVSITREQDTEHKWKTVGDAALTNWDVKLAQECFVKAKDLGSLLLLYSATSDTAGLRELADLAETSAANNVAFSALWQIGDVQACIDLLVKTNRLAEAVLFSQTYKPSATAGLVKQWKEALEKESKTKVARLLGTPPHGEDEGDAEMFPEWDEYLRLEKEGGTVEDLLVQEDDEAEAEDADEEIAADEEEEDEDEEDEDEEEESEEEK, encoded by the exons ATGACAATTAAGCTGTGGGATTGGGACAAGTCATGGAAGT GCGTACAAGAGTTCGCAGGTCATCAACACTATGTCATGGGCATTGCGATAAACCCAAAAGACCCAAACACATTCGCATCCGCCTGTCTCGATAGGACCGTAAAGATCTGGTCGCTCGGCAGCTCAACGCCCAACTACACCCTCGAGGCGCACGAGGCCAAGGGTGTCAACTTTATCGATTACTACCCCCAGTCGGACAAGCCGTACCTCCTCACCACGTCCGACGATCGCACAGTCAAGGTCTGGGACTACACTACAAAAGCGCTGATTGCAACACTTGAAGGCCACACTTCTAACGTCAGTTTCGCCGTATACCACCCTGAGCTTCCCGTCATCATTTCTGGATCAGAAGATGGCACCATCAAGATCTGGCACTCGTCGACGTACCGGTTAGAGCAGTCGTTGAACTACGGCTTGGAGCGCGCATGGTGCGTGGCATATCAAAAGGGAAAGAACGGAGTCGCGCTTGGATTTGACGATGGTGCTGTCGTCATCACCATGGGTCGCGAAGAGCCGGCTGTCAGTATGGATGGTAGTGGAAAGCTATTATGGGCCAAGAACAATGATATTCTCACTTCGGTCATCAAGGGCAGCGACCAGCTCAAGGATGGCGAACGGCTCACACTTCCCAGCAAGGACCTGGGCTCGACTGAACTCTACCCACAGTCCCTTCTTCACTCGCCAAACGGACGTTTCGTGGCGGTATGCGGCGATGGAGAGTACATCATTTACACTGCGCTTGCTCTCCGTAACCAGGCTTTCGGTTCCGCCATGGACTTTTGCTGGGCCTCGAAAGAGCACGACAAGGACTACGCCATCCGGGAATCATCCACTAGCGTTAAGATTTTTCGCAACTTCAAGGAGCGGAGTGTGCTGAACGTTGGCTTTTCTGCTGATGGCCTAAGCGGCGGTGTTCTTCTCGGTGTAAAGGGTCAGGGTGGTATTGGTCTGTTCGACTGGGACTCTGGTGCTCTAGTCCGAAGGATAGAGGTTGAACCCAAGAGTGTGTACTGGTCCGAGAGCGGCGAGCTCGTTACCTTGGCCACAGAAGACACATTCTACGTACTACGCTATTCAAGAGAGAACTACCTTGAGGCTGTGCAGAACGGAGAGGTTGATGAGGATGGCGCCGAATCTGCTTTTGAGGTAGTATGCGACATTAATGAGAG TGTTCGCACTGGTACCTGGGTTGGAGACTGCTTCATCTACACAAACAGCACGAACCGACTAAACTACCTTGTGGGAGACCAGACATACACCATCTCACATTTCGACTCACCACACTACGTTCTTGGATACCTCCCCCGCGACTCCAGGATCTACATTGCCGACAAGGATGTCAATGTTGTTTCATTTGCCTTGTCTCTGGCCGTGGTTGAGTACCAAACACTCATTCTACGTGGCGATTTGGAGGCCGCCGAGGAAACTCTTCCATCGGTGCCCAAGGACCAGAACAACAAGATTGCCCGCTTCCTTGAAGGTCAAGGCTACAAGGAGATGGCTCTCAAGGTTGCCACTGATCCAGAACACCGTTTCGACCTCGCTCTGTCTCTAGGCGATCTTCAACAAGCCGTATCCATTACTCGCGAGCAGGACACGGAGCACAAGTGGAAGACAGTCGGAGACGCAGCACTCACAAACTGGGACGTCAAGCTTGCCCAAGAATGCTTCGTCAAAGCCAAGGATCTTGGTTCCCTCTTGCTTCTCTACTCGGCCACATCTGACACAGCCGGTCTACGCGAACTCGCCGACCTCGCCGAAACCTCAGCCGCAAACAACGTCGCCTTCTCTGCGCTCTGGCAAATCGGCGACGTCCAAGCCTGCATCGACCTCCTGGTCAAAACCAACCGCCTTGCTGAAGCTGTCCTCTTCTCCCAAACTTACAAGCCCAGCGCTACCGCTGGCCTCGTCAAGCAGTGGAAAGAGGCCCTCGAGAAGGAGAGCAAGACTAAAGTCGCTAGACTCCTTGGAACTCCGCCACATGGCGAGGACGAGGGCGACGCGGAAATGTTCCCAGAGTGGGACGAGTATCTACGGTTGGAGAAGGAGGGCGGAACTGTGGAGGATCTTTTGGTGCAGGAGGATGATGAGGCGGAGGCGGAGGATGCGGATGAGGAGATTGCGGCagatgaggaagaggaggacgaggatgaggaggatgaagatgaggagGAAGAGAGTGAGGAGGAGAAGTAG
- a CDS encoding Herpes-BLLF1 multi-domain protein produces MPRSTTVWAAAFLLVSLSGSGPLLTTAEAMPAPGPRETGNRPRYYFPRHVKRQVVRANETTTAATIQSSTSPSPSSLPTTSGSSERLELRSSDSESNGFSSFVESLFHGSTDAGLSTSANVASTNEVDQPASSVNLLLPPSQQQPSSSSSSPASSPSPEVEQPSPPVNILLPPSQETPSSAVSSVLASTSIIATSNSSMISTTSATPISSSVPVSSEKPTEPSATPISSSAPVSSAAPVSSSAPVSSEKPTEPTATTTQAGTGGLLPNVPILDPTPSPSPEPAPEPVVSSKPTVSPSSDGGLLPGILPGVSLGVNVPPASSTPAPITPTTTSAAQSPSTPSAGPPPEVIVQPTSSQAMSTPKPDGGLIPGILDPVIGSTGVLPVPVIQPTPTSNAPASTPDVSAPGQSSFLGPFIVPGSTGGASGPKPTPTSTEHGGLLPGVIPSTGLLPPIESILQPTGTGGLLPGVVPSTGLLPPVESIIQPTGTGGLLPGIVPSTGLLPPVESIIQPTGTGGLLPGVVPSTGLLPPVESIIQPTGTGGLLPGVVPSTGLLPPVESIIQPTGTGGLLPGVASSTGLLPPVESILKPTSAGGSSEPKPTATSTERPGLLPGVLPSTGLLPPLESIIQPTGTGGLLPGVLPSTGLLPPVESILQPTSSGASSEPKPTATSTERSGLLPNILPSTGLLPPIESILKPTSTGGLLPILSTGTASGIVIGITTALGTGSTGASIAIPTASLMSSGAIPTSEATATNSGGLPAILSSVLSELPGISHTGTGAHGTAPIPTSTASVSGILPPIVSSLLSNLPASEMPSALSSIMSALPVASGSGPVTLPTVLPSSVLSSGIFPSSGMVPSGVVPSPTAVLSSGLPLSSGISMSSGILPPSGSVPTGSVNPTVSSSGVPASEALSSSVPTQSATASITPSATSGIIPSGTGVSGTSASAPVPSSAQSLSVPASEGPSTGSPSSAKPTLMPTASANATVSTGPTSSTGVSSVLPASSTISTEPPTSEAATTTSAKSDSASILIPVRPTITSSASPIASLTATATDSATSLIVGTSIIVEASSRPTPNPSPTASTIPSSLPRMIAPPGGVPAIPQNSFMGQICFKWPLNYPFVSANDGGQQIFHYLPQAIADGLNISVSEVHNLGLKPLNTMEYQGFITTLALFTIPLDLETKLAAQLRNPADNFWHNPDETVNDLTSQINTACPLAAGNLPGSSGGAPADAAADPGAASPTGGNGDGGAMGGDIGASRKVNSTSAIVASSAIVGAIAYGAAMFFVARRYRNKRLAHQRSSSVPSEGRMTYGSIPGGATAWMHGARNGRMTPGSRGSQGSSASQGRSVRTQQISAPVMAENSLGWN; encoded by the coding sequence ATGCCGCGCTCAACTACAGTATGGGCGGCCGCCTTCCTCCTGGTCAGTTTGTCTGGCTCCGGCCCACTGCTCACAACAGCAGAGGCCATGCCAGCACCCGGTCCCAGGGAAACAGGAAATCGCCCTCGCTACTACTTCCCGCGACATGTCAAGCGACAAGTCGTCCGTGCCAACGAGACGACGACAGCGGCAACCATTCAGTCGTCGACGTCGCCTTCCCCGTCGTCCCTTCCCACAACAAGCGGCTCCTCTGAGCGCCTTGAACTACGCTCATCCGACTCGGAGTCGAATGGCTTCTCATCCTTTGTAGAATCCCTATTCCATGGAAGCACCGACGCAGGGCTTTCGACTTCGGCAAACGTCGCCAGCACCAATGAGGTTGATCAGCCGGCGAGCAGCGTCAACCTTTTGCTCCCTCCTTCGCAACAACAACCCTCGTCATCGAGCTCGTCGCCGGCCTCTTCTCCTAGCCCAGAGGTTGAACAGCCGAGTCCCCCCGTCAACATTCTGCTCCCTCCTTCGCAAGAAACGCCCTCGTCAGCGGTCTCGTCCGTTTTGGCTTCCACTAGCATCATCGCAACATCGAACTCCAGTATGATTTCAACAACTTCGGCCACTCCTATCTCTAGCTCTGTGCCAGTATCATCCGAGAAGCCTACGGAACCCTCGGCCACTCCTATCTCTAGCTCTGCGCCAGTATCATCCGCAGCTCCTGTTTCTAGCTCTGCGCCAGTATCATCCGAGAAGCCTACAGAGCCCACAGCAACGACGACTCAAGCTGGTACGGGAGGTCTACTTCCCAATGTGCCAATCCTGGACCCTacgccatcaccatcaccggAGCCTGCTCCTGAGCCCGTTGTCTCATCCAAGCCTACTGTTTCACCGAGCTCTGATGGAGGTCTTCTGCCCGGCATTCTCCCTGGTGTTTCTCTCGGAGTCAATGTACCACCGGCTTCGTCCACGCCAGCCCCAATCACGCCAACTACGACCTCCGCCGCTCAAAGCCCATCGACTCCTTCGGCTGGTCCGCCACCTGAGGTCATTGTACAGCCTACATCTTCGCAGGCCATGTCCACCCCTAAACCAGATGGAGGACTCATCCCAGGCATTCTCGATCCCGTGATTGGATCTACTGGTGTTCTTCCTGTGCCTGTGATCCAGCCCACGCCGACTTCCAATGCCCCTGCCTCGACTCCTGATGTATCCGCCCCAGGCCAGTCAAGCTTCCTCGGGCCTTTCATTGTCCCCGGATCGACTGGTGGTGCCTCTGGGCCGAAGCCCACGCCAACTTCCACTGAACATGGTGGATTGCTTCCCGGCGTAATTCCATCGACTGGCCTTCTACCTCCAATTGAGAGCATCCTCCAGCCCACTGGTACTGGTGGATTGCTCCCTGGTGTAGTCCCATCAACTGGTCTCCTTCCCCCGGTTGAGAGCATTATCCAGCCCACTGGTACTGGTGGATTGCTCCCTGGCATAGTTCCATCAACTGGTCTCCTTCCCCCGGTTGAGAGCATTATCCAGCCCACTGGTACTGGTGGATTGCTCCCTGGTGTAGTCCCATCGACTGGCCTTCTCCCCCCAGTTGAGAGCATCATCCAGCCCACTGGTACTGGTGGATTGCTCCCTGGTGTAGTCCCATCGACTGGCCTTCTCCCCCCAGTTGAGAGCATCATCCAGCCCACTGGTACTGGTGGATTGCTCCCTGGCGTAGCCTCATCAACTGGTCTCCTTCCTCCAGTTGAGAGCATCCTGAAGCCCACTTCAGCAGGTGGCTCATCTGAGCCGAAGCCGACAGCAACCTCTACCGAACGTCCTGGTTTGCTCCCTGGCGTACTCCCATCGACTGGGCTTCTCCCTCCGCTTGAGAGCATCATCCAGCCGACTGGTACTGGTGGACTGCTCCCCGGTGTACTCCCATCAACTGGCCTCCTTCCTCCAGTTGAGAGCATTCTGCAGCCCACTTCATCAGGTGCTTCATCTGAGCCAAAGCCGACGGCAACCTCTACCGAACGTTCTGGTTTGCTTCCCAACATACTCCCATCGACTGGCCTTCTTCCTCCGATCGAGAGTATCTTGAAGCCCACCTCGACTGGCGGTCTTCTGCCAATCCTGTCCACGGGCACCGCATCTGGCATCGTTATTGGCATCACTACGGCTCTTGGTACTGGTTCAACTGGTGCTTCAATCGCGATACCAACAGCCTCTCTCATGAGCTCTGGAGCCATCCCAACGTCTGAGGCAACAGCCACAAACTCTGGCGGTCTACCAGCAATCCTATCGTCGGTTCTGTCTGAGCTTCCTGGCATCTCGCACACTGGTACTGGTGCGCATGGCACCGCGCCCATCCCGACATCAACTGCGAGTGTGTCCGGTATTCTCCCCCCAATTGTGTCTTCGCTTCTCTCAAACCTCCCAGCATCTGAGATGCCGAGTGCTCTGTCAAGCATCATGTCTGCGTTGCCCGTTGCATCTGGTTCCGGCCCCGTCACCCTCCCGACCGTATTGCCCTCGAGCGTGCTCTCCTCAGGCATCTTCCCGTCTTCGGGAATGGTACCATCTGGCGTTGTTCCATCCCCCACAGCCGTCTTGTCATCGGGTCTTCCGCTCTCTTCTGGCATTAGCATGTCATCTGGAATACTTCCTCCTTCAGGTTCAGTGCCAACTGGTTCTGTTAACCCAACTGTGTCGTCTTCTGGCGTACCGGCTTCTGAAGCTCTTTCATCTTCGGTGCCTACGCAGTCAGCAACAGCCAGCATCACGCCTTCAGCAACATCCGGCATCATTCCTTCAGGCACAGGCGTCAGCGGAACATCGGCCTCGGCCCCTGTTCCTTCATCCGCGCAGTCTCTCAGCGTCCCCGCCTCTGAAGGGCCTTCGACTGGTTCGCCCAGCAGTGCTAAGCCGACATTGATGCCCACAGCCTCTGCTAACGCAACCGTGAGCACTGGTCCTACCTCCAGCACCGGCGTCTCTTCGGTTCTTCCAGCTTCATCGACAATTTCTACAGAGCCACCGACGTCTGAGGCCGCTACTACCACCAGTGCCAAGAGTGATTCCGCATCGATTCTTATCCCTGTCAGGCCGACAATCACCAGCTCGGCATCCCCGATTGCGTCTCTCACTGCCACTGCCACGGATAGCGCAACATCCCTTATCGTTGGTACTAGCATCATCGTAGAGGCGTCGTCGAGGCCCACTCCCAACCCTAGCCCTACTGCTAGCACCATTCCATCGAGCCTGCCCAGGATGATTGCGCCTCCTGGAGGAGTTCCTGCGATACCACAGAACAGCTTCATGGGTCAAATATGCTTCAAGTGGCCTCTCAACTACCCATTCGTCTCAGCAAATGATGGCGGACAGCAAATCTTCCACTACCTTCCCCAGGCTATCGCTGACGGTCTGAACATCTCCGTCTCCGAGGTCCACAACTTGGGATTGAAGCCTTTGAACACGATGGAGTACCAAGGTTTCATCACCACGTTGGCTTTGTTCACTATTCCCCTGGATCTCGAGACTAAGCTTGCTGCTCAGCTCCGCAACCCTGCTGATAACTTCTGGCATAACCCTGACGAGACTGTCAACGATCTTACCAGCCAGATCAACACAGCGTGCCCTCTTGCTGCTGGCAACCTTCCTGGTAGCAGTGGTGGTGCTCCTGCAGACGCAGCTGCCGACCCAGGCGCTGCTTCTCCTACTGGAGGAAACGGCGACGGTGGAGCCATGGGAGGTGACATTGGAGCCAGCCGCAAGGTGAACTCGACCAGTGCCATTGTTGCCAGCAGTGCCATTGTTGGAGCCATCGCCTACGGTGCCGCCATGTTCTTCGTTGCCCGCCGATACAGGAACAAGCGTTTGGCACACCAACGCTCCAGCTCTGTCCCCAGTGAAGGTCGCATGACTTACGGCTCCATTCCTGGTGGCGCTACTGCATGGATGCACGGTGCCCGTAACGGGCGGATGACGCCTGGCAGTCGCGGCAGCCAAGGTAGCAGTGCCAGTCAGGGACGCAGCGTTCGCACACAACAGATCTCAGCGCCCGTTATGGCTGAGAACTCTCTTGGCTGGAACTGA